From the genome of Gymnogyps californianus isolate 813 chromosome 29, ASM1813914v2, whole genome shotgun sequence:
TGGGTGGCAGGGTGCCCGTTTGCACAGACATGCGTTTGTAGCCGCTTACTGAACATCATACATGAGTTAATGGATAGACTTTAAAGTCAGTCTTTGATAGGACTGGCATACGAGCGTAACCCTATCATTGAGAAAAATTCTATAGTTCACTATTGCCATAATTATGCTATGCTTTATGTAGCTTGGAATAAATAGAGACACTGTTGTCTGGTACGTTGAGCACAGCTTCTGGATTCTGCTCCTTTTATGACCTTGAACAAGTCACTGGAGTTACCAAGGTTTGTTTTATCCTCTACCAGCAGACAACAGGGGTAGTTCCCCCATGCTTAGCTGCTAGTGCTGGGGTCAGAGAGAGTGTCTCGGAGATTAAATCATGTTCttaaagtactttaaaaatcaaaacaatgttGTGAACAGCTTTGCCGTTGCTTTTATAGGTTCTGCTCTTGGAACTGGATCCACATGGGCAAGTCTTTGTGTCCGTGCAAGGCGCTGTTGAGGTAAGCGGGATTTTGCAGGAGCTCTGGTGGCTTGTGGTGTCTGACTCGTTTGCGGAGCCTGTGTGCTGCCTTGTCTTGATGTTTCAGggcacagaactgaaaaatatgttaaatatttatgcctGTTTATTGATCGCGTTGGGCCTAGTTCTGTATGAGAAGATGGTGTGTCCAGATGGGCCGTAGTCGTACAGCACTTTTAACATGTCTCTGCCTCACTACtctttgtctgtttgttttccatttcttgcttttaaagcagctttCGGCAAATACTTGTGCCCATGCATGAAGATGTCCTTAGTGGACCTAGGGAAGAGGTTGCTAGAAGCAGCTCGCAAAGGCGAAGATGACGAAGTGCGAAAGCTGATGGCAAGCGGTGCTCCCTTCACCACTGACTGGGTACGTCGGGGGAACGTTGGTTTTCTGTGCGAAACGGGTTGCGTGTGCGCCCTTACTACCAATAGGGCTGAACCTAAAGGATACAAACGGAAACTGGAGCAGTAAAACCGGAGCGTGGATTGACAGATAATGCATCTCTGGATTTCTGTGGCGGAGCAGATTCCAGATAAAGCACTTCAAAAACCAAGACCTTCCTCAGGGAAAGATGAATTGACGTTCGTGTAAAGATTGATCTCTGCCTAATGCATGAGAGCACAATCACAAGTACCGTGCTGTCCCGGACAGCAATGTGTATAGGGTTTGATGCTTTAAGAAGTGTAGTTCCCAACAGCTGAGTTAAATGATGAGTCAAGTCAAATTAGAAGAACTGTTAAACCTCTCAGCAATAGGAAGTTCTTTTAAGAATGCCTTATTTAGTTGTTTAAACTTTCTCAGTCAAGAAACTcatctttggggtttttttgtttccttaaaaaacccaaactgtgaAAACAGCCCATCCTGGgttggaaaggaaataaaagcctTAATGAAACTGAAGAATAACAGTTGGATAAACAGGGAAGCAGGTCATAATGAACAAGCCATCGGTAGCCATTTTCCATCACCAGTTGTCATCATTTCCTAACTTATCAGTCTGTTCATTTGTAACTTTGCGAGATGAAGGAATTAACTGTATCGAGAGGTAGCAGAGCCTAGTAATATTGTAATACTGCCCTTTTCTGAACAGTGGTGAAATTATCTGTTGTGATATTGAAATGGCAGAGCTGTTCTGCTGTGGTTTGAAAAAGAGGCTCAGTGATAAAGGGATGGCACAGTGGAGAAAGTAAAAGCCTTTTTGATCTTCAAGTTATCAGATAACATAAAGATCCCTAAAAAGTTTTACGTTTATCAGGAAAATTATTGGATGTGCAGCCCCCTATTTCTgagtggagggaaaaaaggttaaattaatttcttccagaAACTTTGTCATTCTGATTACTGCCGGACATACGCGTGGTGATTTCTGTGCCTGTCCTCTCTTGCTGTGAACCAGCAGTAACTCTTCCAAATTAACACGCAGCTTGGGACGTCGCCTCTTCACCTCGCTGCCCAGTACGGCCACTATTCAACAGCAGAAGTGCTGCTTCGAGCTGGTGTTAGCAGAGATGCCCGAACAAAAGTGGACCGGACGCCGCTACACATGGCTGCGGCTGATGGACACACTCATATTGTAGAACTGCTAATTAGGGTAAGTGTAGTAAATTAGGTCTAACTTCAAGGCTGGTCTAAATCACCCTTGGAGTTAAGCGTTGATGTCCCTGTTGAAATGCTCGCGCAGGCACCACCTTTAAGACCTTGAGAGGAGGCAGCGCGCAGACACGTAACGCTTATTTCTTTCAGAACGGGGCTGATGTAAATGCCAAGGACATGCTGAAAATGACCGCTTTGCACTGGGCGACAGAGCACAACCACCGAGACGTCGTAGAGCTGCTCATCAAATACGGAGCTGATGTCCACGCTTTCAGCAAGTTTGATAAATCGGCTTTTGATATTGCTTTGGACAAGAACAATCCAGAGACTCTGGTAATGCTACAGGTAGGTTGAGGAGGGAGAAACTTGTTGGTAATTCTCTGACCCACAACCGTATCTGCGCAAGAGTGAGAGGGATCCTGTTGTGTCTGATGGGATcgttttctgtttgcagagagAACTAGAAATACGGAGGTAGatgaggtttgttttgtttctacatCAACTAGTGCGTGCCTACTAGGACTCAGTGGGTGACGGGGTTTTATTGCCATGCATCTTGCGCGGCTGTAGTGTAAGTTGCCAAGTTTAGGTGGCAGTTTGGTCACAGCTTCTGCATTGGTGTCCCTGATGTGCTGTAGAGAGAAATAATCTGCCTCTAAAATGTTTCAAGGATGCTAAATACCGTTGCTTACCACAGAAAGCATGACGAATATATGCCTGACCCTGCTCTCCTTCCTAGGAAGCAATGCAGAACCAGGTAAATGCTCATCCAGAGAGAACGAATCCCGTCAGCAACGCTGTGACTCTCACCTCACCATTTGTTCTTACGCCAGGGGAGGTTCTCAATCTCACCAGTCTCGTCTCTTCAGCAAACGCCAAAACAACCTCAGGTAAGGTTTTATGTGACCTTGAGTGGGAAAGTCTTGAAAAAAGTTCCTAAGACTGCTTACCAGTAGAGGGCAGATGGTCATTTAGTAGAGGAAAAGTGGTGAAATACAGCCAAACACACCCAACTACTGCTTCCTGCCCCAGAATATTTTTGCCGTGGAAGGTAACAAGGCAGATTTCTAGCTGGTGTAAATAAAGGTGGTTCCACTGTGAGTGGCAAAGCTCTGCTGAGCTCAGCTGTGGGTCTGCTCCAGGTCTGTTACAAGCAACAGAGCTTGAGAAAATGGATTTGGCTGATTGCAACAGAGGAATAATGAGAATTATTGCCTGTGCCAAACCCTGAGCACCGCAGAGCGGTTGGGGAACagtttgctttgttctttacTGGCTACAAGAGTTGAGTGAATGTTTTGCTATGTATAAATGTTGAGTAAGGAAATTGCAGAATAAGCAGGTCTATGGGATATGTAGATTACTCCTTATTTCTTCTGTCCCACATGTTAGATGGAAATAATTAGGTTCCTCATTGTTCTGTGAGCCTTATTTTGGTGgggaaaatacttttaactTAAGGCTGAGTGTGAATTCTTTTTGTGTAACTCCAATTTTCATAATAACTCTTAAAgtgaattttctgtattatttggGGAAATCCAAaccattgtttcttttcagtctcaAGGAGGCTACTAAATACAAGTTTTGTGAAGCTATTTGGCCTCATCCTGCAAACACTTCTGCATGTGAGTAATTCTTTGGTTAGTGGGACTGTTCACATGCGTGAATGTTTGCTTATTAGCTAGAGAGTGCTTTTAAAATCCCGGATACTGATGTTCTGCAGTCCCACCCAGACCTCTCTGCCTGTGCTCGGCCACAGCGACTTGAGCAACGCTCCAGACTTGCTCTCAAAGCTTTCAGGGCGGCTCGCAGCTTTGAGGCACTGACAGACCCTAAtttaggaggggaaaaatgacCCAAAGCGTTCCTCTTCTACCTGCGAGGAAAATGCAGTGCGACTGGTGCACATCATCTTCAGTCAAGGATATTCCACAAACTCAAAGGGGCATAAAACTTGGGATTTTTGTACCCCGGATGACGCTCTGGCCACAGTCAGCGTCActgtctctgcagagggatctggctCTGCCTGGAAGCCAGGTGGGAGTCACAGAGGCCAAGGCCCTGCTGAAAGGCTGTTAGAAAACTgctgatttccagctgaaacACATTCACAGCCTGTTTAGACCTTCTCCTGGTACGAATGCAGCCCTTTAGTTgaaatcattcttctttttccatcgCCTCTGTCCCTTTGATGTGGAAATCAATCCTATCCCCTCTCTGCCTTTGTTCCGCTGGGCTAAGCAAGCCGGTCGCCCTGCGTCCATCCACGGTGCGTGGGTGAGCAGCCGCAGGCAGCGCTCCAGATGAGCTCTTGGCACTCGCCTTGTAAATCCCCGTCTCTCACCGCACCTTTCCTCGTCTATCCTGCAATGTAATCACCTTTTTCAGTGCCACAACGCGGTGGTGGCTTACTGTCCACATGTGACTGGACTAAAATACcctgggtttttcccccccacgACACTTCAAGCATCGGTAGTAGCTGGTCAGCATGAAAATAGCCAGTGTCTCCTGTTCTAGGCCACGtcaggaggtttttttctcatttcccacAAGAGGGCATCAGCGACTGCGCCTTCATTATAACAAAAATCTCTTATTTAACACTTACGgctaataatttttcttaccTCTCTTAAATTCCCTATGTCTTctgttattgaaaaaaattttaaattggaACAAGTATCTTTAGCTGGTCTGAAGAAATCTGGTTacaaagctgctgaaaacagtCACTAGGCCTCTGGTATTTTCACGTGCCTAGCCCACGGCCTTTTGAAAGAATCGTTCTTTGAAAATAAGTCCCTCGATAACCTTTGTAAAATCAGGAGCTcgtgagaaagagagaaaacaggttGCAAGGGTTAAGGCAGGGGAACTTTAGATGAACTTCCCTTTGTATGCTTATAATCTATTTATCTATGCTGGCAATGAGGTACaggatctctttttttttttttttttttttaagaggaattGTGGGTTATATGCACTGAGTTTGCACCCGTTTAGTTAATTTCCTGTTCCATTCTTATTAAGTCTGCCTTTGAATAGGAATTACTGTGGTCAATTGGAGGAAGAAACATTGTTTTTTGGAACCGAGAAGACTTGTTTATCTCATTCAAATCAATACCCCATTGCAGTAACCGTGGTCTTTCCGTTACTGAACctgagaggggaggaggaaaggaccTGCGTGCCCAGAACATTGAAATCAAGTGACAGACGTAGCCAATTTCTGCGTTTCAGCAAAATGCTCTGTTAGCTGACTTGTGCTAAAACGTCTGGTCCATGAAGTAATGCTGAAGACTGTACGTGGAGACTTTCCCAATTGAGGAAGAGCTTGGCTGCTGTAATTTACTCATAATAGCCAACGAATTTAATATATTCTTTAGGTTTTGCAATTTTGAAAGTTGCAGTACGATGCAAAGCCAAGGAATTACGTGCGTAGCAACGGCTCTGCGCAACATTACAGCAGTCAGGCTCCAGCACGTCTCCGAGTGTCATCAGGCAGCGCGGCTGCATCTTGAAAAGCCGTCCGTGTCTCCAGATCGAAGCTCGGCATGCCAAGTAGCGCGGCAGACAGCCTGCCTTTCTGTAGTTCTTACAATAAAGCTGGAGCAAATCGGTTCacatttgctgttctttttgttaCGCGATTCAGAAAAAACTTAATTAAATACTTGCTTTAAATTCGATTAAAATTATCATAAAATATTCGGGTAGGTACAGTCTGTCCTAAAGTAGTATCGAAGCCCTTTTTACAGGTAGTAGAGGGATCTCTCATGAAATCTGTACCACCTCCCTTTCTCTGTTGACTATTGGGAGCCCAGAAGATACTTCATACCTGATGTTGTGATCTCTAGATGGCAAAATTGTTGCTTTCTGACCGCTTTATTCGCTGTTTAGATATGGCCGGGTCCTGACAATCCTTCAGTTTGCCCTCATCTTTCCCCCGCAGGTGACTCGCATGTCTCTACGGTGCAGTTTTCCAATTCAACGACCTCTGTGCTTGCCACGCTTGCGGCCCTCGCCGAAGTATCAGCACCGCTTTCCAACTCAGACAGAGACACAGGTAGGGGAAACGGGTCAGATGCCGATTCCAGTTTGTGTAGTTCTAGCGAGTATCTTGCCAGGAGATTTAAGATCTGGAAGTGAATTTGCCTTCTTTCAGGGTAAGGAAGAGATGACGATAAATATTTGTGAAGCAGTGggttaattttgtttgtttgtttatttaatccCAGTtcaaacttaattaaaaaaccagcaactgTTACcaatttttaataactaaaaattAATAACTTAACTAAAATTAATAACTAAAAttaataacttaatttttattaaccAGCATGTCTGACCCTGACATCCCAGTACGTTGCTCTTGACGTGCTTTAACAgttacataaaaaagaaaaaaaaaccccaaaccccaacacTCCAGAACATGGGTTTACTTTAATATATAAATGTaggtaaatatttgtttaagaAGGAAAttgtctgaaatgttttctgtccccAGTTTGCTGTAAAACGTTGGTAGTCAACAAATGTTTTGAGTCTCTTGAGGCTCTGGTAACTTTTCCTTACGGAAAGGTTTGGGcgttttttgtgtttgtttgttttttacgATCTTTTATGGTATGTTTGTAGAGCGTAATGTTTGACCTTTAATTAACTTCAGATGTAGAAATTTGATAAAGTTAAAGTTTATATAATCCTTTCACCTTggaattcatttattttccccaaagctAAACGTTTTTCCTAGGATCTGGAGACGAGGAATTTGACTTCTCTAAGCTGCTGGTGCCACACCACTGATTCCTTGACCTGCGGTGCTccagtgttttcctctttggCACCAGGAGCGCGCGTAGCAGGGCAGATCCCCTCTGTTTCCTGCGCTTGCAGCGTACGCTGGGAGCAGGATGCAGCCGAGGGTTTGCAATCCTGATTATTTGTGCGAGCCGTTAAGTCACACGAAAAGTGTCCCCGGGAGTTGAACCGGTCTGCGGTCGTCCGGCCAAACTAAACAGCCTCCTCATGGTTACTTTGGCCGTGCTTGTGTGGACGAAGAGGTTTTTTGCGTGTGGTTTGCCTTCGTTAGAGCTGGGGGAAGGGTCATGGAAGGAAGCTTTGCAGAGCCACGTCTGCTTAacagctgcctccagctccaggccttttaatttaattaatatgcTTGTGTGCTAGTATGTACGAATCTACacaaaaaatgctggttttacCAGAGAAGGCTTGTTTTGCTAAGGTGtagtggattttattttctttccctaacTAAGACTTACTGTTTTTCCAGATTGTTTTTCATAAGCGGGCATCCCAGTAGTCTCAAGCTGCGTACTTGAGCTTTTTCACTAGACTTCAGTTTCTAttcaaggaagagagaaggaaacgCTGACTTTTTTTTGGCGCTTGCTTTATTTCTCAAGGTAAGACGGAGGAAATAGTCGAAGCAAATTCTGTCGATTCTGGCATACAACAAGTGGTTGGCAGCGGAGGGCAGCGCGTCATCGCCATTGTAACAGACGGAGTtcccctgggcagcctgcaAACGGCCATCCCCACCAGCGGCCTCAGCCAGCCCTTCATCCTAACCATGCAAGATGGACAGCAAGGTAAGGAGCAGCTGCACTCGGAAGGCGACGCTGAGGAttaacttcaaaaagaaaaaaaatacctgctgCCTGTGAATCCTGTCGAGCCCCGCGAGGCCGGCGGCTGGTGTGATCTGGCTTGTCGGCGCTGTGGTGTAACAGATCTGTGCCTGACTGCTGGGCTCCAGGAGGGGTTAAAATGTCTGTGTGACTTACGTCAGCGGTAGAGCTTGCCAGCGACTTGTTTGTAGCTTAATACACATTCACACCACTACGCtttaatattttgctctttgtatTAAAACCAAACACCTTTAGTAGAACGTTGTGGGAGGGGAAATGCCAAGTTAGCCGTTGTCCCTTTGGCAGCCGGGCAAAGACAATTCCTTTATCTTGTGGCGAACCTCCCGGTCTGGGAGTAAATCGCTCGGCTGATGAAACTGCAGCCTGTTACAGTTACAACCTTTAGCAATTGCTCCATCATTCTTGTAAAACTCAGTATTAGGCCGTTAATATCAGCTTAAATACACCTCTTCCTCCCGTACCTCTAGTTACATTGCCTAGGGCAATATAATCTATCAGTTTTACAAGGCAAATGTAAATTGTGTTCAGTAAAGCAGGGCAGAGCTCCAGAGCGCTCGtacagtgaattttttttcctcaagggATGTAATTCATCAGCCTTGTCTACTACCGACAATTCTTTTAGCGTGTCCTAGGGATACTCGATTATTTGGATTAACGTTGGTGCAGGAAAAGAGGATTAggaagcagagcagctctcctgtAACATGCATACAGTGCTACAATGTGAGATGGGTTACATCAGTTCTGTCTGTTTACAGACTTCAGGagtgaaaagcaattttctaaAGCTGTTAATTATTCAGAATTATTTGCCAAATTACTACAAATAATTCCTGGCTTGTAACCCATTCTTAGTCTAAGGAGGACAAAGGGAGAACTGTTTAGGTAGCTCACGTGgtgcctttctcctccttggtTGGATGAATTCTTGCTGTTGGCTTCCCAAAGTGAAAACCCATGTTTGcagatttaaaatgtgtttgttctcTGGAGTATTTGCAGCTCTTGCATGCGCTTAAAGCTGATTCAGAGCTTAGCCACTGGGACTGTGTACTGGGAATTTTCGAGAAGAGCTTTCTATTCCTCTTGCTTAGCCTGCCTCGGCTATTAATTGCATTACTGAGGCATCAGAATGGTAGTTTTTACCTCACATGTTTTCTAAGATGCAAATCTTTGACTTTGGATTCTGTCAGCCCCATTGTGGTGAAATCCTCGGGTATTTCAGAGACCTGAATAAAGAAAACTTGGAAACCCAGTCCAGagtttctctcctctctggGAAGGCTTCGGCATTGCCGATCCACAggtctcctctttttctccagaacCACGCTGATGCACTGACTTCAGAGAAGTCTTTCGGGAAACATCTGTGCAAAAGCATGTCTCACACTGTATAATTTGtcaccttttaatttttcagttttaactgTACCTGCTGGTCAGGTTGCAGAAGAGACTGTTATTGAAGACAGAGATGAcgcagaagaggaggagaagccgCTGGCCAAGAAGCAGAAAGTGGAACAAAATGTAGATGATTCGAAGGAAGACCAGGTAGCTACTCCTGCTTGTAACTTTGATTGCCGTCGTCTCCTGTgtgtttctctgctgtgctgaggATGTCGGGCTCCCGGTCTGCCAAAGCTATCTCAGAATAGAAACAAGCTGAACACACAAGCAGTTGAGAGGAGCGATGCTCAGTTGAGTATAGCTAGGAGGAAAAGAGCCAGCAAAATCACTTGTTGCTGTTTTGCCTGTGCTGAAGCTGTAGCTCAGGGTTTTTAGATGAATCATGGTCGTTTACTGAGATTATTTAGGATTTCCTGTAGAAGCACAACACATGGGCTGGGTGTAAGCCAAGTCTCAGCTCTTCGTAAAGCAGCAGGAACGACTCTCCCATCACCCTCTGTTGGGGAGGGAGAACGTTCTTCTCGATTGCCTCTCAACTTTTCAGCACTAATAGCGCTCTATTTTTCTTGCATCTTGGTTACACCTGCTTCCAACCTTTGCAATTCATCATGGTGAGATCGCGCGTAACTTCCCAGCCCACCTCCCTGCACGCTGCGGGGACGCCGGCCAGCCAGTTTGTGCCTTCCCGTGTCCCGGTTGCCTCTGGTAACCTGTTGTGAGCAAGCCAGTTGAACAGAACTCAACCCAAGCGCGGTTCTAGTGTTTGCTTTTGTAACTCGTAACCGTTGGAGTGCTTGCACGCCCTGTTTCCTTCGTGTCGCAGGTTGGGCCTCCATCATGGGCTCTCtcaactttgttttctgtaggaCAGCGTTGAAAGGGAAGTGCTACAGCAGCAGTTGCAGGAGGCGAACCGGAAGGCTCAGGAATATCGCAGCCAGCTCATAAAGAAGGAGCAAGAGGCGGAGGAGTACCGGCTGAAGCTGGCAGCCATGGTGAGGCAGCAGCCCAACGGAGCGGAGGTGATGGTGCTCGAAGAGGTCGCCGAGGTTGACCCGCTCGTGGTAACCTCAGAAGACATCAAGGAATCCGTGCTGTCCATGCTGGAAACAGATCAGCCAACTGATATCGCTGTGGAAACTGTAACCTCCTAATCCTCGGTGATTGACTGggttttgtaaaggaaaatcactttttatttttcttttttttttttttttttttttttgttaaataaggTGCTGTTGGCAAGCGGTGTTGAGAGCAGAGGGCTGTTGTCAGAGCCGCCCCACTGCCAGGGGTAGAAGCTTCTCCAGCCGCTCGCAATGTAACTCTGCTTTCAGCACGGTGCCAAAAGGTGCTTTTAAAGCTTGACCTTGAGAGATTGGAagctttttaacaaaattttAGCCAGCGAGTGACCCGACGGCTTATTTGGTGATGTCAATACCTGCGTTGTTGGggagtggaaaagaaataccTCATTGCCAGAGCAGCTGGTGTTAGCGCTCAGCTGCCTGGAGGttacagcactgaaaacagactttttgtGGTAACCTGAGGTGTTCATTCCCTTCTGCGACGTCGAGTGACCGGATCGGCACCTTCAGAGAAAGTAGTCTCTTAGGGTGTTGCTTTAAAATCTTCAGAGGTGCGGAGGGGATTTCCCCT
Proteins encoded in this window:
- the GABPB2 gene encoding GA-binding protein subunit beta-2, which gives rise to MKMSLVDLGKRLLEAARKGEDDEVRKLMASGAPFTTDWLGTSPLHLAAQYGHYSTAEVLLRAGVSRDARTKVDRTPLHMAAADGHTHIVELLIRNGADVNAKDMLKMTALHWATEHNHRDVVELLIKYGADVHAFSKFDKSAFDIALDKNNPETLVMLQEAMQNQVNAHPERTNPVSNAVTLTSPFVLTPGEVLNLTSLVSSANAKTTSGDSHVSTVQFSNSTTSVLATLAALAEVSAPLSNSDRDTGKTEEIVEANSVDSGIQQVVGSGGQRVIAIVTDGVPLGSLQTAIPTSGLSQPFILTMQDGQQVLTVPAGQVAEETVIEDRDDAEEEEKPLAKKQKVEQNVDDSKEDQDSVEREVLQQQLQEANRKAQEYRSQLIKKEQEAEEYRLKLAAMVRQQPNGAEVMVLEEVAEVDPLVVTSEDIKESVLSMLETDQPTDIAVETVTS